ccccccccccctgagCTAAAAATGATTTGATGGTTATAAAATTGTTCACGAAAAAAACACTAGACCCGGagtttcttttttgcttttcgCATAGAGAGCATCCAATGTGTGAATGTGATTGACTGATTTGATTCTCCATTGTGCAGTGTGATTTGGCCTTCCGAGTCTGCTTCCTCTCTATCAagaaaactcattttttatatttcatagatggattttgaataaaaaaaaaaaaaaaattgtacataattAACTAGATTAATTTGTTGAGAATCTTTACTAACctataaaatttatgattactttctcaaaaaaaaaaaaaaatttatgattaaaactttgttattgttgttgagGAGCGGACCAAGGTCACATATATTTTCTTGACAAAAGATccattcaaaaagaaaagagatcatTAAAAGCCCATCTCACTctgctaaaaaaagaaaaagcccatCTCACAATCAATTTCACAAGGTTATGGGCCAAGAAAATAGAGTTCtcacatacaaaacaaaaatcccaACAAGAGAAGCATCTAAAGAAGcactaaaagaaaacattacAGAAAATAAACAGTCTGGTGGAGGAGTTAGACTATTCTACAGAGcctcattaaaataaaacaaaagagaggTATTGGCATTGAGCAGACAAGTTTCAAAGCAAGAAGAGCAGCCACTAACTTAGACGTAGGACTAGGAGCAGCGATGACTTCTCCTTCCAATGATATAAttcttactttattattttacttattttataagaaattttcctactttttaaaaattgatccATATTGTCAAGACTCGAGACTTTTGCTATTAACATAGGAAAATAATAGGCTACAAATGAGAACAATACtaaaataatgttgtttaagtCAATAATCAAGATGTATATTGATATATTCATAAACTTAAGTTTGTGTTTACagcaaaaaatcaataaatccCAACTCAAAATACAGGAGCCAAAATTGGGAGTATAAAAACCCATTAATTTGGGTGGATTAAgccatgtgaaaaaaaaatgaaccaatAAACTGTGCGAAagaattaaaagttaaaaccaagTTGTTCCCTTATGTCCCCTCATGGCCTCATTTGCTAGAGGAGGCCCCAAATTGCGGGGCACTAGAAGTGCCCTTAATCTATGACCCAAGTTAATCCCACCTTTGGTGAATTAGCTTAATTAACTGCTGGAATTGGGGTCCTTGGAGTTGGACTAGGGAGTCCCATGTATGCAAGCCTTGGGGAGAGCCTGACTTTTGGGCTGGGCCTTGGAGAAGGAATTGGGCCGTAGTTAACAAAGGGCCCCTTAGCCACCTTAGGTGATAGGTTAACTTGTTCCAGTGCTCTTGATTGTAGCTCAGTAGGATAGTCTCGGACACACCCAATTCGGGGTCCAGTTCCTGTGGTCCATTTGCAAGATAATCTCTTGCTCAAGTCAAACACTGGTGCCTTTGCTTTAGCATCATTAGCACTCTTAGTTTCTTCTTCATTAGTGGTTGTGATTTTAGCCCTCTTTACACTGCCATCTACATCAATTGCATTTGCAATGTCTGATTGCGAAGATTTAGCACGAGCCAGAATTGGTTCTGGATTGTCATCATCAATTGAGTACCTCTGGAAAAAGATAACCAATTTAGATATGTATTAGAAACTATATATGACCAATGCTAGAAAATTATCacatattttatgaaataaCATTACAGTACATTAAAGGATGCACATATATTAAGTAAGAATATAAATATGTACCTTAACATTGGTAAGATCCACATGGTTCTCTTCAAGAAAGCTAATGAATTCCTTGAAGTTCTCTTCTGTAGGGTGATAATGACCGCTGTATGGCCAAATAGCCTGAGATAATATATCAAAGAGTCAAAAATCAGATATAAAAGTTAAAGGAGTCGATAATTGTTACAATAACGTGATTAAATAATTACGCATTATTTCCTAATAACTTAAGCTTTTGAGAGAAATGCTACTATATGCATGCATATGTACATGAAACTGTACCTCAAGAACCCCATCATGAGCAACTAATCTTCCAGCTGCTGTTGTCGCACCCCCGGCTAGAAAGCTTGAATGTTGGAACACACCTTTCTTCTTCTGACCAACATACAAAGCTCTAGTTGTACTCAGCACGAATATCCACTTAGAACCTTCTGTGGTTTCCACAAATATTCCACTTTGCCTAAATACAAGCTTCCCATTTTCCACTATTACTTCATAGGCTACCCTTTCGTTCTGAAATGTCAACAGCAAAAAGATTTTGTAGACTTGATCAGTTATTcagtaataaaattttgtatccCTACATCtacattatcattttttgaTTAGTCATGTAGTCATTTTAGCTTGTACATTTATAATAAACTTCTATGAATGTAACAGGCATTTGTAAAACAGTGAATGATATTATGGCATGATTAGAAATATAACTTACAGGTCCAAGATATCTGATGCATTGGCGATGTAGAACAGTCCTCGAGCATTTCTCGTGACATATTTCTTTGCCATCCCCGACATCCAGCCTGCATTTCAGAAAGCAGAAAagttacaaaatataataatggcGAAGTTTGATTATAAAGAAATTGGTCCAATATGCTCCTTTAAATTTGTTGGCTGAGTAAGATGGTAGCTAAACGATGGGAAatatagatatgattttttgtttccCATGGGATTTTTAAGCGacacaaatattttgtattcCCTAAAGAACTTTTTCATGTGTAACAAAATATAACCAAAATATTGAGGAAACACACGAAGGTTCTTCTAAATGAAATACTTACCAATAGAAGAAAGGTTGAACGCTCTCGCTTTCAAACCAGATATCATAATAGAAGTGTAAATTGTGCCCATACCGATGGCGTGGGTCAATCtgtagagaaagaaaagagagtttGATTAGGCCATTGCCTTTTCCAATACAATGCATAAGCTTAATTATGTTCAACGCCCTACCTAATAGTAACCTGAATCAGTTCCTTGACTAAGAAACAATGACACATCCGTATAATGTTTACTTCACCCTTTTTGATTGAATCAAAGTTAAAAGGTTTAATGTGGGCATGTTTGTTAGCAAGTGATAAGGAACGTTTCCAGGTCAATTTTGACAAACTCATTGtacctaatttttaataagactTTTCCAATTTCCATATCTTTTGTCCCAGTGTGTACCCTCCATTGCATGTTCCTACCAACCAACCTTATcacactttttgtttttttgttttaaaaaaacttataaaagtaaccaaagtttttaaataataaaataaacatatagcATGCTGTACTTTTTACTCTGGCTTGATATACGATCAAGCCGGCCTAATATCATGATTGTTGAATTGAATTATGATTCGGGGAAAAAGCATATGAAAAGGGTTTGAGGACTCACAGCTTCAAGCCAGTGTTGCAGGGCTAGTTTTTGAGCCTTCTCATCCTTGGACAAACCTTTTCCAACCTAAGCAATGAATAATTCTTATTAGTATCCAAATACCTCATCATTTGGGGAAAAGaacaacatataaaaacaaagctATACATGTAGAAGCTTAAAATTCTTATAAAAGTACCTTGGCTGCTCTAGTCCTTGCCCTTGACCACTTTGAAACAGCAGTTTCTGGTTTCTCAACATTGAAAAATGACACAGAACTCCGCTTGAGAGCTGCAAAGTCCAATGCCTTCCACCTACATTATGTGAATTAACCATTTAATTTATTGAaccacacatacatacacaaatctcagaatttaagaaatataaaatgatttaGAGTATTTGGGTAATAATTGTACTTTTGCCGACAGTCAGCAAAAAAagttttccaacaaaaaaactaatCCAAACACATGCTAAAGGAACTCACCATAGCTCCTCTACCACCACTGCACAATCTGCAAGATTTCTTCGAGTTCGGTAACTCTTATAGACCTTTTGGAGCTTAACTGCA
This genomic stretch from Castanea sativa cultivar Marrone di Chiusa Pesio chromosome 1, ASM4071231v1 harbors:
- the LOC142638260 gene encoding IQ domain-containing protein IQM1-like; protein product: MGLAYNVSFTSLRTNSFKKTDSETTTLSNGCNQTSTETLSRLRDCKPEDIVLERNLSFKNLVQDQETLGVDAFDVLKHKPIPTLSLPESAIFFSPRPVSELDAAAVKLQKVYKSYRTRRNLADCAVVVEELWWKALDFAALKRSSVSFFNVEKPETAVSKWSRARTRAAKVGKGLSKDEKAQKLALQHWLEAIDPRHRYGHNLHFYYDIWFESESVQPFFYWLDVGDGKEICHEKCSRTVLHRQCIRYLGPNERVAYEVIVENGKLVFRQSGIFVETTEGSKWIFVLSTTRALYVGQKKKGVFQHSSFLAGGATTAAGRLVAHDGVLEAIWPYSGHYHPTEENFKEFISFLEENHVDLTNVKRYSIDDDNPEPILARAKSSQSDIANAIDVDGSVKRAKITTTNEEETKSANDAKAKAPVFDLSKRLSCKWTTGTGPRIGCVRDYPTELQSRALEQVNLSPKVAKGPFVNYGPIPSPRPSPKVRLSPRLAYMGLPSPTPRTPIPAVN